Genomic DNA from Microscilla marina ATCC 23134:
CTGGACATCATTACATTTGATTTTTTGGGGGGATTGATTGAATTGCACCAAAACCAAAGCATCGAGCAAAGTGGCAATGCTTCACAACTGGTATACAAACGGGTAGATCGTTGCTGGGGCGGAGTGCAAGAGGGCGCTACTTGTGGGGTGTTTAGCTTTGGGGCTACCTGCGACAATGGGCGAAGAACCCAAAGCAATGCTGGCAAACGGGTAAATCACGTAGGATCAGCCCTATTGGTAAGCGACTTGAACGGCGATGGAGTACACGATGCCCTCATTAGCGATATTAGTTGTACCAAAGGTTATCGTATGTTGAACCAAGGCACCAGTGTAGCAGCGGCTTTTACCCAGTTTGATGTAGGTTTTCCGGCAAGCAAACCCATTGATTTACCTCTCTTTCCAGCTTTTTTTCTTGCCGATGTTGATTTTGACGGGGCAAAAGATTTGTTGGTATCGCCCAACTTATTTGGCAACGAAGACAATCGGGTAAACTTTGCCCAGTCGTCGTGGTGGTACAAAAATACGGGCAGTAATGCCGCTCCCTTGTATGACTTTCGTCAAACCGATTTTATGCAAAACACGATGCTCGACTTGGGCGAAAATGCTTTTCCGGCGGTGGTAGACTATGACGGTGATGGTGACCTTGATTTAATAGTGGGCAATGCCGGACAACCACAGGGCAACGGAGATTTTTATGCCACGCTGCACCTTTACGAAAATACAGGGAACGCCCAAGTACCTGCTTTTAAGCTCAAAGATACCGATTATTTGCAGTTGTCGGCGCTCAAGGTGAGTCGTCTGCAGCCTGTAGTGCAAGACTTTAATCAGGACGGGGTGAGTGACTTGGGGCTTACCTGGACTAAAGATAGTAAAGTATTGTTTCAGTATTTGCCCAATATTGCCACTAATGGCCAGGCGGTGAGTTTTGACCTGTCGCAGGCAATTAAATATGACTTGCCCCTTTCGGGGAGTGACCAACCCTTGTTGTTGGATGTAGACAAGGACGCTGATTTTGATTTATTGGTGGGCAAAGGCAATGGACAATTAGAGTATTACCTCAATCAGGGGAATAATCTTTCGCCTGATTTTCAGTTGCAAACGACTACCCTAGGAGGCGTAGCAGGCAGCAGTAGCACCCGTAATTTGCGTTTGACAGTGGCCGATTTTGACGCAGATGGGAAGCCCGATTTGCTCACGGGCGATAATTCGGGTAAACTGAATATATATGCGGGCTTTTTGGAGCAACTCAACAATGCCACCTGGACTCCTGCCACTGACTTGATACTCAATGAATTATCGCGCGAGTATGCACCTTATCGTTTTGGTATTATGGTAACTCCGGTAGCGGCTGACTTAAATAATGACCAAAACCCTGATATACTGGTAGGAACCAACGGGGGGGGAGTGTTTTATGTTCGAAACGATGAAACCAGCCAGCCACCTCCACCTGTGTCTGGCAGCGGGCAAACGGTGTTGATTTTCCCTAACCCGGCAAAAGGCATTGTCAATATTTTATCGACAGAAGATGCTACCGTAACGGTACAAAATACCTTGGGGCAGGTATTGGTGAGTAGTTTTGCCACTACTTCCAACATTGCCAAATCTTTTGATGTGTCGGGTTTGGCTTCAGGCGTGTATTTGTTTAAAATTGTAGGCACTACTACCGGGCAGACAACGGTGCACAAGGTGGTAGTAAATTAGGAAAATCTACATCGTTGAAGCATTGGAAGGCTGATAAACTTGTATAAAATTAGCTGAAAGGCAGCACTCAAATCCCGAAGAAACTCTGGAGTGGAGGGATAACGTGCCAATCACAATCAAAAAAAAACATAGATACAATGACGCCTAAGATTAGAGTAAAAGCTTTTGGTATCTTCAAGCACAAAGCGCAGTTTTTATTTTCTAAACATTATGACACCACCCAACAAGGTTATTTTGTAAGACCCCTGGGCGGTTCGGTAGAGTTTCAAGAACACAGCCAAGACGCTTTGGTAAGAGAGATACAAGAAGAAATTGACGCAACCATCACTCAGCCTGAGTTGCTACAGGTAGTAGAAGATTTTTTTGAACACCGGGGCAGGGCTTACCATGACATCGTTTTTTTGTATCAGGCACACTTTGTCGACGAAATATTGTATCAACAGCCCCGCATCAACTGTCAGGAGTTGGATGGAACAGTTTTTCAGGCGTATTGGTTGAGCCTGGACAAAATTAAAGAGAAACAATATCGGATAGTACCCAAAGGGCTTGAAGACATACTGACCAAGCTGACTGCTGGGTAAATAAAAATAAATGAGTTCAAATCAAGTGCAGTTCGCAACACTGCACTTGATAAGTGTCCTAAAAAAAGCTTTTGACATTTTCTGCGTTTTCCTGGCTCATCAATTCCATAGAGTCAAGGTCAAGGCAACACAAACGCCCCAGTTCTGTGCTCCCTGCCTGAGCAAACACACAGCCATTGTCGAGAGGAATCAGTGGCTTGTTTTTTCCAATCTGATGCTTGATGTTATAAATGCTGGTGGGAGTATGCCCAAATACAATTTTACGGTTTTTAAACTTATCGAATGTAGCTTTAAGAGCAGGTTCTTTAGGCTCGTTTTGCTGGTACATCATCCAATGTATCTCTATGTTTCTAATCCAAATCATACTATATAAGTCCTGAAAAGGATTGCGGCGCTTAAAGTTAAAACCAGCGTGTACCAGATAAAAGTCGTCCAGTTCATAATAATAGGGCAGCGACTGGAAAAAATCCCAATAAGCAGTAATTACCTGACCGTTTTTATCCAATAAATTTTGGGTATTGTTTTCACTCAATATGCGTTGTAATGCTTCGGGTGATTCTACCTGGTAGTCATCCAAAAACATTTGTTCGTGATTGCCTCTTAATGGGAAAATTTGAAACCCTTTGTCTTCCAGCTCAAACACGTAGTCGAGCACTGCGGCACTGTCAGGGCCTCGATCGATAAAATCACCCAGAAAAAACAAATAATCGTCTTTAGTCAATTTTATCTGCTTTTCTATCAGCTTCTTAAGGGTGCGATAACATCCGTGTACATCACCTATTACCAACCTTCTGCCTTGGGGTTTAGTGGTGACCTTGACTTGTATATTTTCTTCATTCATTGTAATGCCTTATTAATGTAGGTGCCAAGTTAAGAAAGAGTGACTCAATAATAAAATGGTGTGGGATATGCCTGAATTTTTGTGGTAAAAACACCGTGTTTAGAGTCTCAAACTATTTTTTACGAGCATAGTTTTTTTAAGGTTTATGTTTCAACCATTCCTTAGTAAAATGTAAAAAATAAAGCAGTCCAGAAGAACAGTATCTGTAGGTCAGGTTATTTTTGTAGTTTTACTTAAATACTTGACTATTTTTTATTTAAACTTAAACCCAAAATATAGTCCTATTGTTGTGTATAGCAAGTATTTTTTGTGGAAACCTTCCGCTTTCTACTGTATGGCATCCCTTTGTTAGGGGTGATCAACGTTTGGTCAGGATTTTGCAGGCTATACAAGCCTCAATCATGAGGTAAGGACAGATGAAAATATTTTCGAGAAATTTATTGAAGTGGAAGTTGGTTTATCAATCACTTCCTTTTGCCGTAGGCATATTACTTATCAAAATCGGGCTGGTTTATTTCTTTAACATCAATGGCTTTTTTGAAATACAAGAAATGCGGCTGGTGTTTACGTCAGGGGTTTTTCTGATTGGTTTTATGCTTGCCGGAACCTTGGCTGACTACAAAGAAAGCGAAAGAATACCTGGGGAAATTGCTACCGCGCTGGAAACCATAGAAGAAACCAGTGTAGCCCTCGCCATCAAGACCAATACCAGTATCAAATCGGTGCGTTGGCAAGTACTGGAAATGAGTCAAATGATTTATGAATGGTTATATCGTAAACACTCTGAGCAGGACGTACATCAAACCCTGACCGAGTATAACCAAACCATTCATGCCTTAGAAGCCGCCGGAGGCGCACCCCCCATCATTGGACGTTTGCTTATCAGGTTGGGCGATTTACGCCAATTGGTTACCCGCACCAACGTCATTTCTAAAACTGGTTTTTTGAGCACAGGATATGCCCTGCTAGAGCTGTTAATAGTCATTGTGAGTGTTTTACTGCTATTGCTGCATTTTCAGAGTACTGTGTCAGAAATTGCCATCATACTAGTGATAGAACTCATCTATGTATACATGTACAAGCTTATTGTAGACATAGACGATCCGTTTGAGTATGAAGAGGGCAAAGCTCAGGGAGCTGCTGAAGTGACACTTTTCCCCATCGAAAACTACATTAACCGCCTTAACCAACGCCTGGAAGCTGAAGAACCCCAAAGGGCAAGAAAAACAGTGAGCCAAGGTTCAGGGGTGGGTACTTAAGCTGGAGCCTTACAGAGGCAAGCTTTGAGCGACAAGCCACAGGCAACTATGGAATTTGTAATGCATTGATTTTTAATAGTTTATCAAATTGATAGATACAGTACAGCTTCAAGGCATAAGCGACAGGTTGCGAGCTTAAGGCTGCCCGGCGAACCACTCATAAGTTTATAAACTACTTATTTTAATGCCCCATTCTTTTAGCAGACTTGCCCCAATAAATTTGGGGCTATCCACCCTTTCTGCTATCTTAACCCCACCAAACCGCAAACCTCCCAAACAGAATGACTATCTTTAACAAAAGCTTACAGCAACGTTTGAGCACTGCCGAACCCTTCATGCTCAACATATTTATCGTAGCGGCGGTGTTTAGTACCTATTTTTGTGCTTATGGCTTTCGTAAACCCTTTACGGCTGGTTCTTTTGACCTAAATTTTACCCTTCCCCTCATCAAAGTAACTTTAAGCTACAAAATACTATTGGTAGTAGTACAAACCCTGGGCTATGCCACCGCCAAATTTGCCGGAATCAAGCTGATTGCCGAAGCCAAAAAAAACAACTTGTCATTGGTGCGTTCTATAGTAGCTTTGCTTACCATCGCTGGGCTTAGTTGGGTACTTTGGGCGATCACCCCACCGCCTTATAACCTGGTTTTTATTTTTATCAATGGTTTTCCACTGGGGCTTATCTGGGGGCTGGTGCTCAGCTTTATCGAGGGGCGCAAGTATACCGAGTTGTTTGGTACCGGATTGAGCGCCAGCTTTATATTTGCTGCGGCCTTTAGTCAGCAATTAGGACAAGCAGTACTCAATCAAGGAGTTTCGGAGTATTGGATGCCCCTGTATGTCAGTGGTATTTACTTTGTGCCCATGTTGATAGTTGCCTGGCTATTGGGGCACACCCCACCCCCCAATGCCGAAGATGTACGCTTACGCAAAGAGCGGCAACCAATGGACAGCACCCAACGCAAAAGTTTTATGCGTGTATAGGGTGGGGGTATTTTCTTCTTGATTATTGTATACATGTTGCTCAATGCCTTTAGAGAAACCCGCAGCGGTTTTGCCAAAGAAATATGGGCAAGTATAGGCTATCAAGGAGATTTATCGGTGTTTAGCCAATCCGAAATAATAGTAAGTATCCTTATTTTGATATTGTTAAGTCTGTTGGTTTTTGTGCGCAAAAATGCCCAGGCTTTCTACATCACCCTTATAGGGGTGGGCGTAGGTTCGGCATTGGTAGGCTTGAGCTCTTTTTTGTATGCCCAAGGAGTCATTACTGGGTTTGTGTGGATGATTTTGTTGGGGTTGGGCACCTATATGGGTTACATACCTCTGGGTTCTTTTTTATTCGACCGTTTGCTGGCTGCTACCAATTCGGTGGGCACCGTAGGTTTTCTCATTTACATGCTCGACGCTTTTGCCTACATTGCCAGTATATCAGTGATGTTGTACAAAAACCTCTCGTTTGCCCAAGTCAACTGGTTACAGTTTATGCAAAAGTTTGGGTACTTGCTTGCCATAGTCAATGTAATAATGTTGGTTTTTGCCGGGTGGATTTTCAAGCAAAAAATTGACAAAGCCAATCCTAAAAGTTAACTTTTGAGCAGATAAGTTGGGGAGTCGATAATCCACTCCTGTTTTCTTAAGTCTTGAGTTGCAGCTTTTTGCTTAAAGCACCGATATGCATCGGCATCTAAGGACTTGAGGCGGTAGAAACTACCAACTACGGACTCCCGACTCCTGACTATTTTACCTATAAATTTAACTTTTAAAACTTATTATTATGGTACCTTTAAAAATATCAGAACAAACCCTGGTGATAGAAGAAAACTGGGATCGCTGCGAGCGTGAAATAGAGCGTAGGTGGCAAGAGGGCTTTTACATTACCGACTTTGATTACGGTGATGGCGTTTATCACGTAGTAATGAGT
This window encodes:
- a CDS encoding T9SS type A sorting domain-containing protein; this translates as MSFKRIIYFIGAVVALGLHTNEATAQFFFSRREMPIVQNNTGSTYTNAWAGGINSAQYNTMKLNNDALEDLVIFDRTNNKISTFIGVETNGQKSYTYAPEYESFFPELSFWMLLRDYDGDGKKDIFAYSRRGGILAYRNVSIASQPPQWELTTDLIRTEGFTPNLNLAVPATDIPSIVDIDNDGDLDIITFDFLGGLIELHQNQSIEQSGNASQLVYKRVDRCWGGVQEGATCGVFSFGATCDNGRRTQSNAGKRVNHVGSALLVSDLNGDGVHDALISDISCTKGYRMLNQGTSVAAAFTQFDVGFPASKPIDLPLFPAFFLADVDFDGAKDLLVSPNLFGNEDNRVNFAQSSWWYKNTGSNAAPLYDFRQTDFMQNTMLDLGENAFPAVVDYDGDGDLDLIVGNAGQPQGNGDFYATLHLYENTGNAQVPAFKLKDTDYLQLSALKVSRLQPVVQDFNQDGVSDLGLTWTKDSKVLFQYLPNIATNGQAVSFDLSQAIKYDLPLSGSDQPLLLDVDKDADFDLLVGKGNGQLEYYLNQGNNLSPDFQLQTTTLGGVAGSSSTRNLRLTVADFDADGKPDLLTGDNSGKLNIYAGFLEQLNNATWTPATDLILNELSREYAPYRFGIMVTPVAADLNNDQNPDILVGTNGGGVFYVRNDETSQPPPPVSGSGQTVLIFPNPAKGIVNILSTEDATVTVQNTLGQVLVSSFATTSNIAKSFDVSGLASGVYLFKIVGTTTGQTTVHKVVVN
- a CDS encoding NUDIX hydrolase, with translation MTPKIRVKAFGIFKHKAQFLFSKHYDTTQQGYFVRPLGGSVEFQEHSQDALVREIQEEIDATITQPELLQVVEDFFEHRGRAYHDIVFLYQAHFVDEILYQQPRINCQELDGTVFQAYWLSLDKIKEKQYRIVPKGLEDILTKLTAG
- a CDS encoding metallophosphoesterase family protein, with translation MNEENIQVKVTTKPQGRRLVIGDVHGCYRTLKKLIEKQIKLTKDDYLFFLGDFIDRGPDSAAVLDYVFELEDKGFQIFPLRGNHEQMFLDDYQVESPEALQRILSENNTQNLLDKNGQVITAYWDFFQSLPYYYELDDFYLVHAGFNFKRRNPFQDLYSMIWIRNIEIHWMMYQQNEPKEPALKATFDKFKNRKIVFGHTPTSIYNIKHQIGKNKPLIPLDNGCVFAQAGSTELGRLCCLDLDSMELMSQENAENVKSFF